One Spinacia oleracea cultivar Varoflay chromosome 4, BTI_SOV_V1, whole genome shotgun sequence DNA segment encodes these proteins:
- the LOC130459554 gene encoding uncharacterized protein has protein sequence MVEDVSTLGDYRWGDLGYATLVGQMSLSVRDSDPSRRHFVITLAGVPRLIELWAFEHLPWLAPRKGQRPLEFPAGRRWGWKKKLTVRPPPDTVWDLIRDGNPEHVVWTPWLSFRGTHASVRDSYALSQMRVLFVGRRDPVWYLGERVRMQTVGAFSVPRPPPATMLSTRLIGESWRVHSRTGVPATELVIEGASYYQFIQDSLRLPELGAVICLLSLY, from the exons atggtggaggacgtgtctacactgggtgactatcgctggggcgatttgggctatgcgacgcttgtcggccagatgagtttgtcggtgcgcgactcggacccgagtagacgtcactttgtgattacattagcgggagtgccgcgtttgatcgag ctgtgggcctttgagcacttaccttggctggctccccgaaaggggcagaggcctttggagttccctgccggtcgccgttggggttggaagaagaagctgacagtgcgtccaccgcccgataccgtgtgggatcttatccgggacgggaaccctgagcat gtggtttggaccccatggctctcttttaggggtacccatgcttcggtcagagatagttatgccctgagccagatgcgggtcttgttcgttggccgccgggaccctgtctggtacctgggagagcgggtacgtatgcagacggtcggggctttttcggtgcccaggcctccgcctgcgaccatgctgtctactcgcttgataggcgagtcgtggagggtccactcgaggactggcgtgccagcgacggagttggtgatagagggagctagctattaccagtttatccaggattctcttcgtctcccggagcttGGCGCTGTAATttgcctcctctctttgtattga